The following proteins come from a genomic window of Notamacropus eugenii isolate mMacEug1 chromosome X, mMacEug1.pri_v2, whole genome shotgun sequence:
- the IRAK1 gene encoding interleukin-1 receptor-associated kinase 1 isoform X3, which translates to MAEGAGPRRSGDSVSQRFVYEVPAWIMCRFYQVMDSLESTDWYKFASLIVQDQTELRLGERFHDRTARIMWPWINKNARVADLLHILTHLQLLRARDIITSWNPEPPSLPPAASLMCTPTPPWPPPHPKPTSVHKEEGVRPPKVPQSASTFLSPGFPSDSWPSPCPTPSPAPQGAGPIGSNTSSSTKQGEENRISPVDCANPSPFRWPFHEIAQATCNFSEDLKIGEGGFGCVYRAVMRNTSYAVKRLKEDAELEWNTIKTSFGTEVEKLSRFRHPNIVDFAGYCIQDNIYCLVYVFLPNGSLEDQLHSQSQNPSLLSWAQRVDILLGTARAIQFLHQDNPSLIHGDVKSSNILLDEKLMPKLGDFGLARFSRYSGAASGKSSSLARTQTVRGTLAYLPEEYVKTGKLTVEIDTFSFGVVLLEILTGCRAIETDGTRTKYLKDLVEEEEEDTPAPCKGMTTGTGADLDTWAAQIGSRLYTKYTDSRPGKCPQELGQELGRLACRCLHRRGKRRPPMTKVYESLEKLQTSTGLSEQETGSRGPASPQENSYMFTPSPAPDARTPLLHSQARTPAQDSKQLRNHPNQPVESDESTPGLYNALNSWNLNQDLPSVPSLPGGPEERTGAQFSCSLRQASCPPEAAPGQSWGSQTKINSLGRGPNSSEESVTSTRPQIIINPVRQKFVQKLALYENGVLTSLELLSSSSSPGLRLDQGNRQGPEESDEYQS; encoded by the exons ATGGCCGAGGGGGCGGGCCCGAGGAGATCTGGGGATTCCGTTTCCCAGCGTTTCGTATACGAGGTGCCGGCCTGGATCATGTGTCGCTTCTACCAAGTGATGGATTCCCTGGAGTCGACCGACTGGTACAAGTTCG CATCCCTCATTGTTCAGGACCAGACAGAACTACGGCTGGGGGAGCGTTTTCATGATCGAACAGCCAGGATCATGTGGCCTTGGATTAACAAAAACGCACGGGTTGCTGACCTCCTTCATATCCTCACTCACCTACAACTGCTTCGAGCCCGAGACATCATCACCAGTT GGAATCCTGAACCCCCATCATTGCCCCCTGCTGCCTCATTAATGTGCACACCCACCCCTCCATGGCCCCCTCCTCACCCAAAGCCCACTAGCGTCCATAAGGAAGAGGGAGTCAGACCTCCCAAGGTGCCACAGTCTGCCTCGACCTTCCTTTCCCCAG GTTTCCCCTCAGACTCCTGGCCCTCCCCTTGCCCTACCCCGAGCCCTGCACCCCAAGGGGCTGGGCCAATCGGCTCTAACACCTCTTCTTCCACAAAG caaggagaagagaacagaatctcCCCAGTGGATTGTGCCAACCCATCCCCCTTCCGCTGGCCCTTCCATGAGATCGCCCAAGCCACCTGCAACTTCTCAGAGGACCTGAAGATTGGCGAGGGAGGCTTTGGCTGTGTATACCGGGCTGTTATGAGAAACACTTCCTATGCGGTTAAAAGGCTCAAGGAG GATGCCGAGCTGGAATGGAACACCATCAAGACAAGCTTTGGCACTGAAGTGGAAAAGTTGTCTCG GTTCCGTCACCCAAACATCGTGGACTTTGCCGGCTACTGCATTCAAGACAATATCTATTGCCTGGTCTACGTCTTTCTGCCCAATGGCTCCCTGGAGGACCAGCTCCACTCTCAG AGCCAgaatccttccctcctctcctgggCTCAACGAGTAGATATTTTGCTTGGCACAGCAAGGGCCATCCAGTTCCTACATCAGGACAACCCTAGCCTCATTCATGGAGATGTCAAAAG ttCAAATATCCTCCTTGATGAGAAGTTGATGCCCAAACTAGGAGATTTTGGCCTGGCCCGCTTCAGCCGCTACTCAGGGGCTGCCTCTGGGAAAAGCAGCTCCCTGGCCCGAACTCAGACGGTTCGGGGCACCCTGGCCTACCTTCCCGAGGAATATGTCAAGACAGGGAAGCTGACAGTGGAGATTGACACCTTCAGTTTTGGCGTG GTGCTGCTGGAAATCCTGACTGGATGTCGAGCCATTGAGACAGACGGGACTAGGACCAAGTACCTG AAGGATCTagttgaagaagaggaagaagacaccCCAGCTCCCTGCAAAGGGATGACCACAGGAACTGGAGCAGACTTGGACACCTGGGCCGCCCAGATTGGCTCTCGACTTTATACAAAGTAcacagactccaggcctggaaaaTGCCCTCAGGAGCTGGGCCAGGAGCTCGGACGACTGGCCTGCCGCTGCCTGCACCGCCGAGGCAAGAGGAGGCCTCCCATGACCAAG GTATATGAAAGTCTAGAGAAGCTGCAGACCTCAACGGGGCTGTCCGAGCAGGAGACTGGAAGCAGAGGCCCAGCCTCGCCTCAGGAGAACTCATACATGTTCACCCCTAGCCCAGCACCTGACGCTAGAACCCCTCTGCTGCACTCCCAAGCTAGGACCCCTGCTCAGGACTCAAAGCAGCTCCGGAATCACCCCAACCAGCCTGTGGAAAGTGACGAGAGCACACCTGGCCTCTACAATGCTCTCAATTCCTGGAATTTGAACCAAGACTTGCCCTCGGTGCCAAGCCTGCCTGGCGGCCCAGAAGAGAGAACAGGAGCTCAGTTCTCGTGTTCTCTTAGGCAGGCTTCTTGTCCACCAGAGGCAGCTCCAGGACAGAGCTGGGGCAGCCAGACCAAGATAAACAGCTTGGGACGGGGACCAAACAGCTCTGAAG AGAGCGTCACCTCCACAAGGCCTCAGATCATCATTAACCCTGTTCGGCAGAAGTTTGTCCAAAAACTGGCCCTGTATGAAAATGGGGTGCTCACCAGCCTGGAGCTTCTCTCCTCCAGCTCCTCCCCAG GTTTGAGGCTGGACCAAGGAAACAGGCAGGGACCTGAAGAGAGTGATGAATATCAGAGCTGA
- the IRAK1 gene encoding interleukin-1 receptor-associated kinase 1 isoform X1 yields the protein MAEGAGPRRSGDSVSQRFVYEVPAWIMCRFYQVMDSLESTDWYKFASLIVQDQTELRLGERFHDRTARIMWPWINKNARVADLLHILTHLQLLRARDIITSWNPEPPSLPPAASLMCTPTPPWPPPHPKPTSVHKEEGVRPPKVPQSASTFLSPGFPSDSWPSPCPTPSPAPQGAGPIGSNTSSSTKQGEENRISPVDCANPSPFRWPFHEIAQATCNFSEDLKIGEGGFGCVYRAVMRNTSYAVKRLKEDAELEWNTIKTSFGTEVEKLSRFRHPNIVDFAGYCIQDNIYCLVYVFLPNGSLEDQLHSQSQNPSLLSWAQRVDILLGTARAIQFLHQDNPSLIHGDVKSSNILLDEKLMPKLGDFGLARFSRYSGAASGKSSSLARTQTVRGTLAYLPEEYVKTGKLTVEIDTFSFGVVLLEILTGCRAIETDGTRTKYLKDLVEEEEEDTPAPCKGMTTGTGADLDTWAAQIGSRLYTKYTDSRPGKCPQELGQELGRLACRCLHRRGKRRPPMTKVYESLEKLQTSTGLSEQETGSRGPASPQENSYMFTPSPAPDARTPLLHSQARTPAQDSKQLRNHPNQPVESDESTPGLYNALNSWNLNQDLPSVPSLPGGPEERTGAQFSCSLRQASCPPEAAPGQSWGSQTKINSLGRGPNSSEGLRLDQGNRQGPEESDEYQS from the exons ATGGCCGAGGGGGCGGGCCCGAGGAGATCTGGGGATTCCGTTTCCCAGCGTTTCGTATACGAGGTGCCGGCCTGGATCATGTGTCGCTTCTACCAAGTGATGGATTCCCTGGAGTCGACCGACTGGTACAAGTTCG CATCCCTCATTGTTCAGGACCAGACAGAACTACGGCTGGGGGAGCGTTTTCATGATCGAACAGCCAGGATCATGTGGCCTTGGATTAACAAAAACGCACGGGTTGCTGACCTCCTTCATATCCTCACTCACCTACAACTGCTTCGAGCCCGAGACATCATCACCAGTT GGAATCCTGAACCCCCATCATTGCCCCCTGCTGCCTCATTAATGTGCACACCCACCCCTCCATGGCCCCCTCCTCACCCAAAGCCCACTAGCGTCCATAAGGAAGAGGGAGTCAGACCTCCCAAGGTGCCACAGTCTGCCTCGACCTTCCTTTCCCCAG GTTTCCCCTCAGACTCCTGGCCCTCCCCTTGCCCTACCCCGAGCCCTGCACCCCAAGGGGCTGGGCCAATCGGCTCTAACACCTCTTCTTCCACAAAG caaggagaagagaacagaatctcCCCAGTGGATTGTGCCAACCCATCCCCCTTCCGCTGGCCCTTCCATGAGATCGCCCAAGCCACCTGCAACTTCTCAGAGGACCTGAAGATTGGCGAGGGAGGCTTTGGCTGTGTATACCGGGCTGTTATGAGAAACACTTCCTATGCGGTTAAAAGGCTCAAGGAG GATGCCGAGCTGGAATGGAACACCATCAAGACAAGCTTTGGCACTGAAGTGGAAAAGTTGTCTCG GTTCCGTCACCCAAACATCGTGGACTTTGCCGGCTACTGCATTCAAGACAATATCTATTGCCTGGTCTACGTCTTTCTGCCCAATGGCTCCCTGGAGGACCAGCTCCACTCTCAG AGCCAgaatccttccctcctctcctgggCTCAACGAGTAGATATTTTGCTTGGCACAGCAAGGGCCATCCAGTTCCTACATCAGGACAACCCTAGCCTCATTCATGGAGATGTCAAAAG ttCAAATATCCTCCTTGATGAGAAGTTGATGCCCAAACTAGGAGATTTTGGCCTGGCCCGCTTCAGCCGCTACTCAGGGGCTGCCTCTGGGAAAAGCAGCTCCCTGGCCCGAACTCAGACGGTTCGGGGCACCCTGGCCTACCTTCCCGAGGAATATGTCAAGACAGGGAAGCTGACAGTGGAGATTGACACCTTCAGTTTTGGCGTG GTGCTGCTGGAAATCCTGACTGGATGTCGAGCCATTGAGACAGACGGGACTAGGACCAAGTACCTG AAGGATCTagttgaagaagaggaagaagacaccCCAGCTCCCTGCAAAGGGATGACCACAGGAACTGGAGCAGACTTGGACACCTGGGCCGCCCAGATTGGCTCTCGACTTTATACAAAGTAcacagactccaggcctggaaaaTGCCCTCAGGAGCTGGGCCAGGAGCTCGGACGACTGGCCTGCCGCTGCCTGCACCGCCGAGGCAAGAGGAGGCCTCCCATGACCAAG GTATATGAAAGTCTAGAGAAGCTGCAGACCTCAACGGGGCTGTCCGAGCAGGAGACTGGAAGCAGAGGCCCAGCCTCGCCTCAGGAGAACTCATACATGTTCACCCCTAGCCCAGCACCTGACGCTAGAACCCCTCTGCTGCACTCCCAAGCTAGGACCCCTGCTCAGGACTCAAAGCAGCTCCGGAATCACCCCAACCAGCCTGTGGAAAGTGACGAGAGCACACCTGGCCTCTACAATGCTCTCAATTCCTGGAATTTGAACCAAGACTTGCCCTCGGTGCCAAGCCTGCCTGGCGGCCCAGAAGAGAGAACAGGAGCTCAGTTCTCGTGTTCTCTTAGGCAGGCTTCTTGTCCACCAGAGGCAGCTCCAGGACAGAGCTGGGGCAGCCAGACCAAGATAAACAGCTTGGGACGGGGACCAAACAGCTCTGAAG GTTTGAGGCTGGACCAAGGAAACAGGCAGGGACCTGAAGAGAGTGATGAATATCAGAGCTGA
- the IRAK1 gene encoding interleukin-1 receptor-associated kinase 1 isoform X2 produces MWPWINKNARVADLLHILTHLQLLRARDIITSWNPEPPSLPPAASLMCTPTPPWPPPHPKPTSVHKEEGVRPPKVPQSASTFLSPGFPSDSWPSPCPTPSPAPQGAGPIGSNTSSSTKQGEENRISPVDCANPSPFRWPFHEIAQATCNFSEDLKIGEGGFGCVYRAVMRNTSYAVKRLKEDAELEWNTIKTSFGTEVEKLSRFRHPNIVDFAGYCIQDNIYCLVYVFLPNGSLEDQLHSQSQNPSLLSWAQRVDILLGTARAIQFLHQDNPSLIHGDVKSSNILLDEKLMPKLGDFGLARFSRYSGAASGKSSSLARTQTVRGTLAYLPEEYVKTGKLTVEIDTFSFGVVLLEILTGCRAIETDGTRTKYLKDLVEEEEEDTPAPCKGMTTGTGADLDTWAAQIGSRLYTKYTDSRPGKCPQELGQELGRLACRCLHRRGKRRPPMTKVYESLEKLQTSTGLSEQETGSRGPASPQENSYMFTPSPAPDARTPLLHSQARTPAQDSKQLRNHPNQPVESDESTPGLYNALNSWNLNQDLPSVPSLPGGPEERTGAQFSCSLRQASCPPEAAPGQSWGSQTKINSLGRGPNSSEESVTSTRPQIIINPVRQKFVQKLALYENGVLTSLELLSSSSSPGLRLDQGNRQGPEESDEYQS; encoded by the exons ATGTGGCCTTGGATTAACAAAAACGCACGGGTTGCTGACCTCCTTCATATCCTCACTCACCTACAACTGCTTCGAGCCCGAGACATCATCACCAGTT GGAATCCTGAACCCCCATCATTGCCCCCTGCTGCCTCATTAATGTGCACACCCACCCCTCCATGGCCCCCTCCTCACCCAAAGCCCACTAGCGTCCATAAGGAAGAGGGAGTCAGACCTCCCAAGGTGCCACAGTCTGCCTCGACCTTCCTTTCCCCAG GTTTCCCCTCAGACTCCTGGCCCTCCCCTTGCCCTACCCCGAGCCCTGCACCCCAAGGGGCTGGGCCAATCGGCTCTAACACCTCTTCTTCCACAAAG caaggagaagagaacagaatctcCCCAGTGGATTGTGCCAACCCATCCCCCTTCCGCTGGCCCTTCCATGAGATCGCCCAAGCCACCTGCAACTTCTCAGAGGACCTGAAGATTGGCGAGGGAGGCTTTGGCTGTGTATACCGGGCTGTTATGAGAAACACTTCCTATGCGGTTAAAAGGCTCAAGGAG GATGCCGAGCTGGAATGGAACACCATCAAGACAAGCTTTGGCACTGAAGTGGAAAAGTTGTCTCG GTTCCGTCACCCAAACATCGTGGACTTTGCCGGCTACTGCATTCAAGACAATATCTATTGCCTGGTCTACGTCTTTCTGCCCAATGGCTCCCTGGAGGACCAGCTCCACTCTCAG AGCCAgaatccttccctcctctcctgggCTCAACGAGTAGATATTTTGCTTGGCACAGCAAGGGCCATCCAGTTCCTACATCAGGACAACCCTAGCCTCATTCATGGAGATGTCAAAAG ttCAAATATCCTCCTTGATGAGAAGTTGATGCCCAAACTAGGAGATTTTGGCCTGGCCCGCTTCAGCCGCTACTCAGGGGCTGCCTCTGGGAAAAGCAGCTCCCTGGCCCGAACTCAGACGGTTCGGGGCACCCTGGCCTACCTTCCCGAGGAATATGTCAAGACAGGGAAGCTGACAGTGGAGATTGACACCTTCAGTTTTGGCGTG GTGCTGCTGGAAATCCTGACTGGATGTCGAGCCATTGAGACAGACGGGACTAGGACCAAGTACCTG AAGGATCTagttgaagaagaggaagaagacaccCCAGCTCCCTGCAAAGGGATGACCACAGGAACTGGAGCAGACTTGGACACCTGGGCCGCCCAGATTGGCTCTCGACTTTATACAAAGTAcacagactccaggcctggaaaaTGCCCTCAGGAGCTGGGCCAGGAGCTCGGACGACTGGCCTGCCGCTGCCTGCACCGCCGAGGCAAGAGGAGGCCTCCCATGACCAAG GTATATGAAAGTCTAGAGAAGCTGCAGACCTCAACGGGGCTGTCCGAGCAGGAGACTGGAAGCAGAGGCCCAGCCTCGCCTCAGGAGAACTCATACATGTTCACCCCTAGCCCAGCACCTGACGCTAGAACCCCTCTGCTGCACTCCCAAGCTAGGACCCCTGCTCAGGACTCAAAGCAGCTCCGGAATCACCCCAACCAGCCTGTGGAAAGTGACGAGAGCACACCTGGCCTCTACAATGCTCTCAATTCCTGGAATTTGAACCAAGACTTGCCCTCGGTGCCAAGCCTGCCTGGCGGCCCAGAAGAGAGAACAGGAGCTCAGTTCTCGTGTTCTCTTAGGCAGGCTTCTTGTCCACCAGAGGCAGCTCCAGGACAGAGCTGGGGCAGCCAGACCAAGATAAACAGCTTGGGACGGGGACCAAACAGCTCTGAAG AGAGCGTCACCTCCACAAGGCCTCAGATCATCATTAACCCTGTTCGGCAGAAGTTTGTCCAAAAACTGGCCCTGTATGAAAATGGGGTGCTCACCAGCCTGGAGCTTCTCTCCTCCAGCTCCTCCCCAG GTTTGAGGCTGGACCAAGGAAACAGGCAGGGACCTGAAGAGAGTGATGAATATCAGAGCTGA